A region from the Sorex araneus isolate mSorAra2 chromosome 6, mSorAra2.pri, whole genome shotgun sequence genome encodes:
- the LOC101544762 gene encoding olfactory receptor 4C15-like has product MQNRTFVSEFVLLGISQNPDVQKVLFVLFLLVYIATVSGNLLIVATILNSPALVGSPMYFFLAFLSSLDVCISSVVAPKIIVDLLSEKKTISFAGCMIQIFCFHLFGGVEVIVLTAMAFDRYVAICKPLHYTTIMNSRLCNILVGVAWAGGFLHSIIQNALASQLPLCGPNIINHFMCDLYPLMKLACVSTYDFGPMVAASSGLFCILIFFMLLVSYGVILFSLRGHSTEGQRKALSTCGSHIAVVILFFGPCTFEYARPPLVFSFDKIVEIFYSMLTPLLNPIIYTFRNKEVKNAISKFWNTSMAKLCKK; this is encoded by the coding sequence ATGCAAAACCGAACTTTTGTAAGTGAATTTGTTCTCCTGGGGATTTCACAGAACCCTGATGTTCAGAaagtattatttgttttatttctactgGTCTACATTGCAACTGTCAGTGGCAACCTGCTAATTGTGGCGACCATCCTTAATAGTCCAGCACTCGTGGGCTCcccaatgtacttcttcctggctttCCTGTCCTCCCTGGATGTGTGTATCTCCTCTGTCGTTGCCCCTAAGATTATTGTTGACCTTCTCTCTGAGAAGAAAACCATCTCATTCGCAGGCTGTATGATACAgatcttttgttttcatctttttggtGGTGTGGAGGTGATTGTCCTCACAGCCATGGCCtttgacaggtatgtggccatctgcaagcctCTGCATTATACTACAATCATGAACTCAAGGCTCTGTAACATTCTGGTGGGGGTAGCCTGGGCAGGGGGCTTTCTGCATTCCATTATCCAAAATGCCTTAGCTTCCCAACTGCCTCTGTGTGGCCCCAACATCATCAATCATTTCATGTGTGACTTGTACCCATTAATGAAGCTTGCCTGTGTTAGCACTTATGATTTTGGCCCAATGGTGGCAGCCAGCAGTGGACTCTTTTGCATCCTGATCTTCTTTATGTTACTTGTGTCCTATGGTGTCATCCTGTTCTCCCTAAGAGGACACAGcactgaaggacagaggaaagcaCTCTCCACCTGTGGATCCCACATTGCTGTGGTGATTTTATTCTTTGGTCCATGTACATTTGAATATGCTCGGCCTCCACTTGTTTTCAGCTTTGACAAAATTGTGGAGATATTCTACAGCATGCTAACTCCTCTGCTGAATCCTATAATTTATACTTTCAGAAATAAGGAAGTAAAGAATGCTATAAGCAAATTCTGGAATACCTCGATGGCAAAACTTTGTAAAAAGTAG